In Myxococcales bacterium, a single genomic region encodes these proteins:
- a CDS encoding L,D-transpeptidase translates to MLGVLATVVASAGCAQRDPSPVTQSPPKGAATDAASDSTAPPSSGVQDAGFSSVGALSVKDGIKDAGYDGPYLAALFMQTPIMSDMEWPLPEGSTKRDPAREGVKRIGYMRRGAKAPVVAEAHKKPNCQDGWYELVAGGFVCGKYASLDMNHPRVKLAPHLPTTDGPLPYQYGYNLTHGAPLYRTIPSREERQQYEPWLSAKAKKRSLEEGNPYDVADAGDVRGPAAATSLDPLGAGLEASDAGTPWYLREHDGGKPQITLDELRGEGPIVRRMVRGFYLALDKEMRFENGSRWWKNTEGFVVPYDRVFVNDKITQFHGVWLTGASPGPALQAPPPPQPPSGDAGAPRLEDGGYAEPAVKLPTKLPIGFTLWRARKYTPSKDGTKMTPSGETLPRFTAIGLTGKTMRSGGFAFHESDEGWWMRESEGRVTKPGPLPKELKPGEKWIDVSLETQTLVAFEGDKPVFATLISSGKKDRQNKEKNFETKPGSFRIREKHIAATMDGDVASDGPYSIEDVPWIMYFNGSIALHGAFWHTNFGNTRSHGCINLAPFDARAMFYWTEPQNPEGWHGVWSSGEKPGTLVVVRAAPEH, encoded by the coding sequence GTGCTGGGCGTCCTTGCGACGGTGGTCGCATCGGCGGGGTGCGCGCAGCGTGATCCAAGCCCCGTGACGCAGTCGCCGCCGAAAGGCGCCGCGACCGACGCCGCGTCCGACAGCACGGCGCCGCCTTCGAGTGGCGTGCAGGACGCCGGCTTTTCGAGCGTGGGGGCGTTGTCCGTCAAGGATGGCATCAAGGACGCAGGATACGACGGCCCGTACCTCGCCGCGCTCTTCATGCAGACGCCGATCATGAGCGACATGGAGTGGCCGCTCCCGGAGGGCAGCACCAAGCGCGATCCGGCCCGCGAAGGCGTCAAGCGCATCGGGTACATGCGCCGCGGAGCGAAAGCGCCGGTCGTCGCCGAGGCCCACAAGAAGCCCAACTGCCAAGACGGCTGGTACGAGCTCGTCGCCGGCGGCTTCGTCTGTGGAAAATACGCGTCGCTCGACATGAACCATCCGCGCGTGAAGCTCGCGCCGCATTTGCCTACCACGGACGGGCCCCTGCCCTACCAGTATGGCTACAACCTCACGCACGGCGCCCCGCTCTACCGGACGATTCCGTCGCGCGAGGAGCGCCAGCAATACGAGCCGTGGCTCTCGGCCAAGGCCAAGAAGCGGAGCCTCGAAGAAGGAAACCCCTACGACGTCGCCGACGCGGGGGACGTCCGCGGGCCCGCCGCCGCCACGTCGCTCGATCCGTTGGGCGCCGGCCTCGAGGCCTCCGACGCGGGCACGCCCTGGTACCTGCGCGAACACGACGGCGGCAAGCCGCAGATCACGCTCGACGAGCTCCGCGGCGAGGGCCCCATCGTGCGCCGCATGGTGCGCGGCTTTTACCTCGCCCTCGACAAGGAGATGCGCTTCGAGAACGGCTCACGCTGGTGGAAGAACACCGAGGGTTTCGTCGTCCCCTACGATCGCGTCTTCGTGAACGACAAGATCACCCAGTTCCACGGCGTTTGGCTCACCGGCGCCTCGCCCGGACCCGCCTTGCAGGCTCCGCCGCCGCCGCAACCGCCGAGCGGTGATGCCGGTGCGCCCCGCCTCGAGGACGGCGGCTACGCCGAGCCCGCCGTGAAGCTCCCCACCAAGCTGCCCATCGGGTTCACGCTCTGGCGCGCGCGCAAGTACACGCCGTCGAAGGACGGCACGAAGATGACGCCCAGCGGCGAGACCCTGCCGCGCTTCACCGCCATCGGCCTCACCGGCAAGACGATGCGCTCTGGCGGGTTCGCGTTCCACGAGAGCGACGAAGGTTGGTGGATGCGCGAATCGGAAGGCCGCGTCACCAAGCCCGGCCCGCTGCCCAAGGAGCTAAAGCCCGGCGAGAAGTGGATCGACGTCAGCCTCGAGACGCAAACGCTCGTGGCCTTCGAGGGCGACAAGCCGGTCTTCGCGACGCTCATCTCGAGCGGCAAGAAGGACCGGCAGAACAAAGAGAAGAACTTCGAGACGAAGCCCGGCAGCTTCCGCATCCGCGAGAAACACATCGCCGCGACCATGGACGGCGACGTGGCGAGCGACGGGCCCTACTCCATCGAAGACGTGCCGTGGATCATGTACTTCAACGGCAGCATCGCCCTGCACGGTGCCTTCTGGCACACGAACTTCGGCAACACGCGCAGCCACGGCTGCATCAACCTCGCGCCCTTCGACGCGCGGGCGATGTTCTACTGGACCGAGCCGCAGAACCCGGAGGGGTGGCACGGCGTCTGGAGCAGCGGCGAGAAGCCCGGCACGTTGGTGGTCGTTCGGGCGGCGCCGGAGCACTGA
- a CDS encoding FKBP-type peptidyl-prolyl cis-trans isomerase — protein sequence MSFRVLRSRHSLLTAFAALLVLSSACNKSVDEPTQGGFKPAAAAPEPPGPTKLETTDEAVGTGKEAKSGDKVRVHYTGTLMSGKKFDSSRDRGEPFEFTLGKGEVIKGWDQGVVGMKVGGKRKLVIPFDLAYGEAGSPPNIPPKAALKFDVELVEVK from the coding sequence ATGTCCTTCCGCGTCCTTCGCTCGCGCCACAGCCTCCTCACCGCCTTCGCCGCGCTCCTCGTCCTGTCCTCGGCATGCAACAAGTCCGTCGACGAGCCGACCCAAGGCGGCTTCAAGCCGGCCGCCGCAGCGCCCGAGCCGCCGGGCCCCACCAAGCTCGAGACCACCGACGAGGCCGTGGGCACCGGCAAGGAGGCCAAGAGCGGCGACAAGGTACGTGTACACTACACGGGCACCCTGATGAGCGGGAAGAAGTTCGACAGCTCGCGCGATCGCGGCGAGCCCTTCGAGTTCACGCTCGGCAAGGGCGAGGTCATCAAAGGCTGGGATCAGGGCGTCGTCGGCATGAAGGTCGGCGGCAAGCGCAAGCTCGTCATCCCCTTCGATCTCGCCTACGGCGAGGCCGGCTCGCCGCCCAACATCCCGCCCAAGGCGGCGCTCAAGTTCGACGTCGAGCTGGTCGAGGTCAAATAG